A window of Yoonia sp. SS1-5 genomic DNA:
GCGGTCAAAAAACCTATCCTGGCTGCTTTATGGGCTGACATGTTTCCTGATCTTCGTGCGGCGGCAGTTCCGCCCCCTTTGGGTATCAAACGTCACCCAGGTCCCTGCCGTGGTCGGTATGGTCGCCGAGATGTTTTCAAACGTCTGGCCTGCGCCGGGATCGGGGCGCCGCAGCCTGAACCATCTGCTGCTGGGGCGCGGCATCATGAGCGGACATCGCGTAGTTTTTGGTGTGGGACCCGAGGCCGGGTTTGACGAGGACGGCTTTGTCATCACCAATGCCTATACCGGCGGATCCGACGATCTGCGCAAATCATGGGAAGCTGCGCCAAAACACCGGGACGCCCAATTCAACACATATTGCGCCGACAGGCTGGATTACGCGCGCGGCGATGATCTGCTGCAACTGGGGCAGATGGACATGGCCGCCATGCGTCGCTATCTCGGCCGCGAAGTGCCAAAATCCGCTCTGGTTGGTTTGGTGTTGACGGCCGGATTGGTTGGACTGCGGCGGGTGTTTCTGCCGGTTCTGCATTGGGCGGATGCGGGCCAGCAATGGTCGATCCTGCGCCCTTGGGCCGTGCGGCGAAAATGATCAGCGCGGCCCCGATCATGACCGAACTGTTCCTGTCCGGCGCGGCGCTGGCAGGGCTTTGGGTGCTGGCGGCAACCTTGCATCAGCGCGATCAGTGGGACCCGATCAACCGGCGTTTCCTGTTTGGTGTGCGTGTTCTCATGACCCTGTTTGCCGGGCGTGTTCTGGTGGTGCTGACGGACCTGGCCGCGTTTCGCATATTAGAGCTGCTGGCCGCTGCCTTGATCCCACTGGCGGTTTTGCTGTTGACCGAAGGGTTGCTGCGCCGTCATGCGCCGCCCTTTGTCAAAGCGATCATCGGGATTGGCGCGGTGATCTTTGGGTTCAGTGCATTCTGGTATTCCGACAGCATTGATCCCGCCCGGCTTGTGGCCTTGCTATGCTTTCAGGTGGCGGGCTTCTGTCTGGCCGGCTGGCTGATCCTGACCCGTGATCGGGCATCGCTGCTGCCCAGCGAGAATATCACCGTGACCCGGCTGGGGCTGACGCTGATCCTGTTTGTGCCAATGGCGCTGGGGGATTTTCTGCTGCTTTACCTTGATCTGCCGGTGCAGTTTTCGGCCCTGGGTGTGCTGGTGCTATGTTGGCTGGCCATTGGGCTTGCGCGCCGCGATCTGGGCCATCGTGCAACCCTGTTCAGCCTGTTCTTGATGATCGCGGCCGCGGTGCTGCTCGGCCTGCTGGTCGGTTTTCTGGTGGGGATTGACCGGGATGGCGGGCTGATGCTGTGCGGTATCCTTGTGGCGGCAACCTTGCTGGTGATGATCTATAACGACGCGCGCGCCCTGCAGTCCGAGGCGCGCAGCCTTGGCTTGCTGCAGCATATGGCAACCGCCGAGATCAGCGATCCGGTGGCATTCCTGCAGGATTTGCAGGCGCACCCGCTGGTCGAAGGAGCGGTGATCGTCAGCGAGGAAAGCCTTGTTGATTTGCAATCGCCGGTACTGGACCGGATCTTTGACGCCACACCCGTGCTGCGGCGGGCTGATCCGCCGGCGCTGGGTGTGTCGGCAGACGATCATATCGCGCATCTTTTCGCCCGGTATTCGGCCACCCATATCATGCTTGCGTCGGTCCGTCCCCGGGTGCTGATCGCGTTGTCCATGCCAGCGATGCGGGCATCCGACAGCGCAGAGTTGGAATTGCAGGTCGTGCAGCGTATGGCTGTGCTGATATCTGAGCGAACAGGAGGCCCGCATGGATAGGTTGCGCGCGCAAGCATTGCGGATATTTCAGGCAGGGGTGGCTGCTGCTGATCCCCACGCCGCTGTCACGGCAGTACTGGATGATGTTCAAACACCGGCCCGCATCATCGCGGTTGGCAAGGCCGCGCGCCGGATGGCTGCGGCTGCAATGGCCCGGTTTCCGGGGGTTCCGGCATTGGTGGTCACCAATTACGAAAATGCCACCCCGTTGGCGGGGGCCACGGTGATGGCCGCCGGTCATCCTGTGCCGGACGAAAACGGTGCAAAGGCGGCCCAAGCGGTCATCGCAGCATTGCAGGCAAGCGATGGTCCGGTGCTGGCCCTGATCTCGGGGGGTGGGTCCGCGCTTTTGCCTGCACCGGCGCGCGCGCTGTGTCTTGCGGACAAGATTGCGGTGAACCAGGCCTTGCTGGCCGGCGGTCTGGAGATCAACCAGATGAACCTTGTGCGCCAGCAATTGTCCGATTTGAAAGGCGGTGGGTTTTTGCGGCATGCAGCCCCGCATCCGGTCACGGCGCTGCTGTTATCGGACGTGATTGGGGATGATCTGTCGGCAATTGCGAGCGGACCAACGGTTGGCCCGATCGGGACTGCGCAGGATGCGATCGACGTGCTGCAACAGGCCGGCATTTGGGGCAAGCTTCCCGATGTGGTGCAGCAGCATCTTTTGTCCGCGCCGCCTGCGCCCACACTCCCCGCGGCGCGCAACATCCTGATTGGGTCCAACGAAAAAAGCGTGGCTGCGATGGTTGATGCAGCGCCAGACGCGCGCGCCTTGCCGCAGCCGATCACCGGTGATGTGGGGCAGGCCGCAATAGCGATCTGTGACGGGGCAGGCCCGGGCATCACGGTCTGGGGGGGGAAACCACCGTTGTATTGCAGGGCAGCGGGCGCGGCGGGCGCAATCAGGAACTTGCCTTGCGGATCGCGCAAGAGGCCGCGCGGCGGGGCTGGCGCGACTGGGTCTGCCTGCAAGGGGGCAGCGACGGCCGCGACGGCCCGACCGACGCGGCAGGCGGTCTTGTTGATCAGGATACGATTGGAAAGATCACCGATCTTGCAGGGTTGCTGGCCAATAATGACAGCTACGCGGCGCTTGCGCAGGCCGGTGACCTGCTGATGACCGATGCCACAGGGACGAATGTTGCCGATCTTGGGGTGATGATCCGACCTTAATGGGTTCTGACCCTAAAGCGTTATGCAAAAACCTGAATCGCCTAACGCTGCCTGAAATCAAAGATTTCAACGCATTAGGCGATATGCGATGTATCAGGTATTTCGTCAAACGCTGTCGTCATCATCATGTTCGATGAATGCGCCATACTGCCCCGCATGAAAGACCAGCGGCGCGCCGCCTCGATGATGGGCCTTGGTCACCTGACCCACAACAATCACGTGATCCCCGGCATCATGTGTCGCATGCAGATTGCATTCAAAGGTTGCCAGCGCCCCTTCGATGATGGGCATGCCGCAATGGGACAGATGCATGGGAATTTGGCCAATGGCGGTTTTCGACCGCAGGATCGCGGCGCAAACATCGCGCTGATCCGCCCCCAGTACATGCACAGCAAACCGGCGCGATCCGGCAAAATGTTCGAACCGCTTGGATGCCTTGGCCGGTGACCACAGGATCAGCGGCGGATCCAGCGACACGCTGGCAAAACTGTTGGCCACAATGGCAACCGGCCCTTCGGGGCTGTCGGTCGTGACCACGGTGACGCCGGTGACGAATGTCCCCAATGCCCCGCGAAAACTATCGGAATCGCTGCTTGGGTCGAATGTTGCAAGTGTACCAGCGTCCATCACGGAACCTCATTCCCTAGGGCAGCGGTATAGAGCTTATACCATGTCTGCCGATCCATATTTACATTCAAAGCATCCGATAGGCGCTTGATCCTGCTGATATTATTTGTCCCCATCACAGGCATGATCCGGGCCGGATGCGCCACTAGCCATGCAACGGCCACAGCCCCGATATCAACATCGTTTTCCTGTGCAACGCTTGTCATCGCCGTACGCAATTCCGCATTGCCTTCGCCACTGACAAGGCTGCCGCCGCCCAAGGGCGACCACGCCATGATCGGGATGGCCCGTTCCTGCAGATAGGCGACATCACCATTGGTAAAGCCGTGATGCGCGGTCAGTGACAGTTCTATCTGGTTGGTGATCAGGGGGGTGTCCATCGCCGATTGCAGCAACGTCCAGTCATGAAGCTTGAAGTTGGAAACGCCAACGGATCGGACCTTACCGGACGCGACAATCTGGTCCAGTGCGGCGCCCGTCTCAATATGGTTCATCAGCGGGTCGGGGCGGTGAATAAGCAATGTGTCGATCTTGTCGACGCCCATAAGGCGCAGGGAATGATCGACAGATGCGACGATATGGGCCGGGCTGGTATCGTAATATTTGACCTGCGCGCTGTCTGCGTAGCGCCCGGCGGGGATCAGTATATCGCATTTCGTGACGATCTCGATCTGTTCCTTCAACTGCGGGGCAGCCGCCAGGGCCTTGCCCAGCACCTCTTCTGCGGCGTAGCCGCCATAGATATCGGCCTGATCCATCGTGGTGATGCCCTGTTCCAGGCAGACCTCAAGCTTGGCCTGCACATGGGCCGCAGATGTGTCGGTGTCATCTGCCAGACGCCACATCCCATAGATGATGCGGCTGAATGACAGGTCGTTGGTAATCTCAATACGGTTCAATGACGTGGTCCTGTGCCCAATGGTGTCGCGGGTGTTGTTTTTGGCACGCGCCCATAAACATGTGGCAACGAGCAGGTGTTCAGATGTGGCATGACCCGGGTTCCAAAATGCTTTGCCTCATCAATATGCGGGTAGCCTGAGAAGATGAAAGCACGAATACCCATCTTTTGATAGGTCTCGATTTTCGACAGAATCTGATCGGTTGACCCGACAAGGGCCGCGCCGCATCCCGATCTGGCCCGGCCAACGCCTGTCCACAGGCCCGGCTCGACATAGCCGAACTTGTCCGCCAATTCGCGGGCCTTGGCCTGATGGGCCACACCCAGCGAGATACTGTCATGCGCCCGGTCACGGATCAACTTGCCGTATTCGTCGTCCAGCTTGCTGACGATGTAATCAGCATATTCGCGCGCCTCCGCTTCGGTGTCGCGGACGATCATATGTACCCGCAGCCCGTAATCCAGGGTCCGCCCATGGGCAGCGGCCTGTGCATGCACATCCTTCATCCGCTGTTCCAGCTGCGCCATGGGTTCGGGCCACATCAGATAGACATCACATTGCGCGCCACACAGGTCCAGCGCCGCAGGGGAATACCCCCCGAAATAGAGCAGCGGCCCACCATTCTGCTGGTACGGGCGTGCGGGCCCGGTGGGCACAGTCGTAAACTGATAGATGTCGCCCTGATGGTTGATTTCGTCCTGCGTCCAGGCCTGCCGCAGGATTTCGACCACTTCATGGCTGCGCTTGTAACGATAGGCGCTGTCGGCCACTTCGCCCGGGAAATCGCTGCTGATCACGTTCAGTGTCAGGCGGCCCTGCAGCATATGATCCAGCGTTGCCACAGTACGGGCCAGCATGATCGGCTGCATCTCACCGCACCTTATGGCGGCCAGAAAGTTCATCCGTTCGGTCAACGGGGCCATGCCCGCGACAAAGGACAGCGTGTCCTGTCCGACCTGGTATGAAGAGGGGGCGAGAATATTGCGGAAACCCTGGCGCTCGGCCTCTTGCGCGATGTCGCGGCAATGCGCCCAGGACGAGCGTAGATCGCCATCCGGCACGCCGAGAAACTGATAGTCATCAGAACAAAGCGCGGAAAACCAACTGACTTCGGCCCCGTCCAGATCAGCGCTGGTGACCGGCACAACAGACATCGATTCCCTCCCCGTTATGGTGTTGTTTTAACTTGCGTATCACGGGGCGATTTGTGTAACAATAGTGTATCAATTCGACCGCATGACCATGGGAGGGGTCCTGTGCCGGACACCTCAGCCTTGCCGAAATATATTCAGGTCAGCGAGATGCTGATCCGCGAGATTGCCGCAGGACATCTGGCCGATGGTGCCAGACTTCCGCCCGAACGTGAAATGGCCGATGATCTGGGCATTGCGATTGGAACACTTCGCAAGGCGCTTGCGGATGTGGCGGCCAAGGGGTTGCTGCAACGCAGGCAGGGTTCGGGCAATTATATCACGCACAGGCCGGTGGTCGATTCCGTTTATGCGTTTTTTCGGCTGGAACTGCTGCGGGGGGGTGGGCTGCCCACGGCAGAACTGCTGACGGTTGACAGGCTCGCAAAACCTGCGGGCCTTCCCGCATGCGGGCAGGCGGATAGCGGGCATCGGATCCGCCGTTTGCGGTTGCTGGATGGGCAACGGGTGGCGCTTGAGGAAATCTGGCTTGACGGGGCGCGGGCTGACCGGATCAATCCGGATGAATTGTCGGAGTCTCTTTATCACTATTACCGCAATGCGCTGGGGATCGTCATCGCCTCGGTCGAGGATCGTATCAGCGTCGGAGCCGCACCGGACTGGTCGCCGCCTGCCTTTCAGCTGAAGCGGGGCCAGCCCTGCGGGTATATCGAACGGATCGGACAGACCGCCGACAAGGCAAATGTAGAGTTTTCGCGCACATGGTTTGACGGCACGCATGCCCGCTATGTCTCGCGTATGGGAAAAGGTTAGGGCAGTTTGGAAAAGATACGTTACGGGTTGATCGGGTGCGGGATGATGGCGCGCGAGCATATCCAGAATATCCAGCTTTTGCCGCATGGCTGTGTCAGCGCGGTCTATGACCCGGTTCAGGAACTGGCTGAAACGGCTGCCGCGTTGGCGGGCGGGGCCTTTGTGGCAGAGACATTTGATGCATTGCTGGCCCATGATGCTGTTGACGCCTGGGTCATTGTCAGCCCGAACTATCTGCATGTGGGGCAGCTGCGCCAGATTGTGGCCCAACGCCCGTTGCCGATCTTATGTGAAAAGCCGCTATTTACCGATGTCGCCGATGGGCCAGCGGTTCAGGCGCTCTTTGCCGGATATCCGCATCCGGTCTGGGTTGCGATGGAATACCGCTATATGCCCCCCATTGCCGCCCTGATCGACCGGGTTGCTGCGGTCACCGGCGGCATCAAGATGCTGACCATCCGCGAGCATCGTTTCCCGTTCTTGCCAAAAGTCGGCGACTGGAACCGTTTCAATGCGCAAACGGGGGGGACATTGGTTGAAAAATGCTGCCACTTCTTTGATCTGATGCGTTTGCTGATCGGGGCAGAGCCGGTGCGGGTCATGGCCAGTGCAGGGCAGGCGGTGAACCATCTGGATGAACGCTATGACAATCGGACGCCGGATATCTGGGACAATGGCTATGTCATTGTGGATTTCGCAAATGGCGCCCGCGCGATGCTGGAGTTATGCATGTTCGCCGAAGGATCACGCTATCAAGAAGAGGTCAGCGCAGTTGGGCCTGCCGGCAAGATCGAGGCGTTTGTACCCGGCCCGGGCCGGTTCTGGCCTGATACGCTGGGCGCGCCGCCTGTGCCGCAACTGGTCGTCAGTCCGCGATCGCCCAAGGGGCCGTATGTCGTCGATATTCCTGTGGATCCAACATTGCTGGCAGCGGGTGACCATAATGGGTCAACTTTTTACCAGCATCAGCGGTTCAATGCAGCCATTGTAGAACGGGCACCGGTCGAGGTGACCGTTGATGATGGTGCAAAGGCTGTGATGATCGGGCTTGCGGCGCAGGAAAGTGCGCGTACCGGGCGCGCGATCACGATGTAGACGGACCGCGCGTGATACTGTGCTTAGTTGTCAGCGGTGTTGGCTGACAGAATGATAAGGCAGTCTTCACCTTCGCAAGTTACGTATTGTGCAGGAACGTAGAGTTCGCCGGCGCTTGTGGTGAGGACGTAAGCGTCTTGCTGGAACCCTGCAAATTCACCGCTAATGGTGATGTCTTGCTCTTTCAGCGTCAGCGAAATCTCACTCGCGCTTGAAATTGTTGGAAGAAACGAAGCTGCCAGAATTGCTGCTGCTGCCGTGTATGTCGAGGCTTTTTTATTGAACATTGTACCACCCAAAAGAGTTAAAGCGTCTAAATAATGACATAATTACAGTTCGCGGGGGGCAGGTGTCAACGAAAACCGACAGCTTCGTGTGTCTTCTATGGCGATTTCGTCAATCCCCTTGCGACGTTGCAAAAAAGTGTATGACTTTTCAGCGAGTTACAACTTATAGGTGTGTGATTGCCTTACCATGATATGCCTAGATTGTGACATTTTATCCACATAAAGGCGCAAATCTGCACCCAGTGCCCAATTTGTGCCATACTGTTTGGGTTGGCAGCCCGCACCGCTAGGCCGCAAAAAAGGGGCCCGCAATGTGGCCCCTTGGTCGTTCGCTTGGTGAACTGGCGTATGCGCTGCTTAGCACCCGATCTGGGCGCAGATGCGTTCGCGATAGGCCGCGTTGGCACCGGTGACTTCGCCAGAGGCGCCGGGCGCGTCATCTGCACAGCTGAGCGCGTAGCTGGCGGCCAGACCATCATTGACACAGGATGCGATATCCCAGCCCGGTGGAATATCGGTCAGGTCGACCTGGTTCCATTTCGGGTGGCCATTTTCCTGCAGATCGGGGAAACGCTCGAAAATCTGGTTCGCCACATCCGAGACGGCCTTGCAGCTTGCCCTGTGATAACTGTTCAGCCCCTTGTTATACTCGTAGGTCATCAGGATCGCCTTGACCGCGACAACATCCAGGGCTTCTTGCTGAAATGCATAAGTTCCCGCGGGGATCTTGGCGGGTGTGTAGACCGATTGCAGCACCGGGTCCGAGATCGGCAGCAGGTGGAAGCGCGCGCTGTCGATATCAGCGTTGCTGAACAGACCTGTCGGCGCCCCGGCCACATAGAAAAACGCGTCGATATCGCCCGATTGCAACTGCGCAAATGAATCGTCCGGCCCGATTGTCAGCCGCTCGGCCACGCCGATATCAGCCAGATCAAGGATCAGCGAGGCGGTCAGGAACGTGCCGCTATCCTGAACCCCGATGGCCACCCGTTTGCCAGCCAGATCATCCAATGATGTGATGTCCTTGGATGCCAGGATGTGGACTTCTTCGTTATACAGCGGGAAAGCGATACGCACCCCTTCAATGGCGCGTGCAATGGCCGGGTCATCTGCCGAATAGGTCTGCAGATATTCCAGAACGTCACTTTGCACGATGCCAAATTGTGTTCGTGGACGTTGCCGGACCCCAAGGAAATTTTCGAGCGATCCCGCGGATTCCCGCACCGTCAGTGTTTGTCCGCAATTGCCCATCAGCCCTGCAATATCATTGCCAAACTGGATATAGGTGCCTGTCGGACCCCCGGTAAGGATGTTCTTTTCGAATTCCTGCGCACTGGCGGATGTCAGGCCCAAAAATAGGGCGGCCACGGTGCATGCAGCCCGGCGTATCAATGAAGTATTTTTTAACATGGTATTCGTTCCTGTCATTTGAATTGGGGCGGGTTAGCAGCGTCCGAGGTCGCGGATCAGCGACACAAGTGTCTGGCGGTTGGCCGTGCCAAATACCATGGACAAGGCATCAAATGCACAAACCCCATCGGTGAGCAGCGTTTCCAGTTCGGCCCGTTCTGCGGCGGTCGCCGTACCAAGGCCCGGCGCGGCAAGCAGTGCCCGGCGCACATCGGCGGGGGCGACAGCATCGTCACGCGTTTGTGGGGGTGGCGGGGTTTCGGCAGCGATCTGTTGGCGCAAGGCATCCAGTTCGAGCTTTGCAGCATCTCGCGCCATCATGGCGGCATCCCGTTCTGCCTGTGCCGCGTCGCGTTCAGCTTGTACGGCGTCACGCTCTGCCTGCACGGCGCTGCGTTCAGCCTCGGCTGAGTCCCGCTCGGCCAATGCTGCATCGCGGTCAGCTGCGGCATCGGCCAGCGCGCTCAGCGCCTCGTCGGTCAATGTGGCGGACCGGTTCTTGGCGACCTCTGTCTGCGCTGTAAGCTCTACCAACGCGGCTTCGATGTCCTGCTTTTGCGCGGTCAATGTTGCCAGCTGTGCTTGTGTTTCCTCGAGCGCGGAACGGGCCTTGTCGGCCTCTGCCCTGGCCGCATCGCGGGCTGAAAACGCAGCGTTGGTTTCGTCCATCGCATTTTGCGCCTGTTCCTGCATGGCTGATTGCGCGTTTTGCGCTGTCACTTTCTGCGCGGAGAGCGTCGCCAGATCCTGATCAATCCGGACTTTCTCGGCAGTTGCGGCATCCAGGGCAGATCGCACATTCGCCAGCGTGGCGCTTGTTTCTTCCAGGCTAGATTGTGACGTGGCGACCTGATCATTCAAATCGCCCAACTCCGCCTCGAGCGCAGTCACGCGTGCGGCGATGGCGGTCCGCTGGCTGGTCAGTTCCTCGATTTCAGCGCGGGCGATTTCGATCTGGGTGGTCAGATCTGACTGCTCTGTCCGCAACTCGGCGACATTTGCGAGCAGCTCATCATATGCTGATTGCGTTGCCGCAAGTTTCTGTTCGACCTCTTGCAGCGCTGTTTCTGATGTCGCCACAGCGGCGGGCGCTTGTGTTTCGGTCGCTGCGGGCGCTTCGCCGGTTGTGTCGGTTTGCGCCAGCGACAGGGTGCTGGTTAAGCCAAGCACCGTCGCCAAACCAATGGCAGACGCATAATTTTTCATTGGACCCCACAATACAAAAATAAATAACCACTCTAACAGTGCCGACAATCGCAATAAAATCAAGCGGCTTGATCGCAATATCTGGGATACTTGCACGGGTAAGGGATGCGAATCGCGTTTAGGTTGTGGCCTGTAAGCGCCATTTGATGACAGAGTCGCGGTTGCACTGGTCCGCCGTTTTGGTCTGGTCCCATCAATCATCGCGCCGCTACCTTATGGCCAGATGATCCCGCAGGACCATGTTGAATAATGCAGGTTTCTCAAGGTGGGCGGCATGCGCGCATCCGGGCAGAACGGACAGCTGGCTATTGGGGATATTGTCCCACAAAAGCGCGATTTGCGCCCATTGATATGTCCGGTCCCGGTCACCCCAGATGATCAGCGTGTCATGTGGCAGCGCGGGCAGGGCGGTTTCGCCTGACCATGATTGCATCGCATCCAGCCCCCCGGCAATTGCTGCCGCCGTCGCGCGTTCGGCGATTGCGGCGCATGCGGGATAGGCCGGGGCGGCGGCCCCGTCGCCAAACCAGGTGGCGGCGATCCGGCGTGCGGTGGCCTTGGGGCCGTCCGTTTTGGCCCGCGCCTTGCTTTGGGCAATCGTCTCAAAACGTCCCGGGAGGACCCCGATTGCGCCAGTGGCATAAAGGACAAGCTGTCCGATTTGTGACGGAACCTTGCGCGCAATCTCTTGCGCGATCATGCCGCCCATGGAGTGTCCGAGCAGGTGAAACCGGGTCACGCCACGCTGTTGCAGCTCTGCAATGACCCAGTCGGCAAATCCGCTGATCGTCGTGATCGGGGCAAGGTGATTGTTGGCGCCGAACCCGGGCAGATCAAGCGCGATCACGTCCGACGTCGCCGCCAGGGCCGCGATCTGGCCATCCCATTGCGCGGCCCCGCCCATGAACCCATGGACCATGACAAGCGGTGTCACTTGCGTTGCCCCTGCACGATGCGGTCGAGGATCATGGCGCAAAACAGGATCGCAAAACCGGCCAGAATGCCCTGTCCGACATTGGCATATTGCAGCGCCTCTAGTACGTCCTCGCCCAGTCCCTTGGCCCCGATCAGCGAGGCCACCACAACCATTGCAAGCGAAAGCATGATGGTCTGATTGATCCCCGCGCGGATTGACGGGCTTGCCAGCGGCAGGTCAACCCGGGTCAGCAGATACCATTTGTTGGCCCCGAAACTGATCGCCGCCTCGCGCACGCTTTCCGGCACCCCCCGCAGACCCAGCACGGTCAGGCGCACAACCGGTGTCCCACCAAAGATCATTGTTGTGACAACTGCGGCCGGCTTGCCTGTTCCGAAGAAGGCAATGACCGGGATCATGAAAACAAAGGCGGGCATGGTCTGCATGAAATCCATGATGGGCTGGATGGCTGCATAAAAGCGGGGGCGGCGTGCGGCAAACATCCCCAGCGGAATACCAATCAGGATCGACAGACAGGCGGCTGTTCCCAGCAGGGCCAGCGTGGTCATGGCCTTTTCCCAAAAACCCAAGAGCCCCATATAGGACAGGAACGCACCCGAATAGATCGCCATGCGTACCCCTGCCGTCAACCATGTCAGCAGAACGATCAAGGACGCGATCACGATCCATGGTGTGCTGACAAAGACGATCTCCAGCGCGTCCAGAACCAGACGGATCACAAATGTGATGCCGTCAAACAGCGCTTCGCCGTTCAGTACCGCCCAGTTAAAGAAACCCTCGACCCAGGCAATGCTGGTCAGGCGAATATCGGGATCTGTTGGGAAGGTGCTGAGCAAGGTGAACCGCCCCGGGAAGCTGTAGTGAAGCATCGCGGCCATCGCGATCAGTGCCATGAAAACGGCGCTGAACACGATTTGGGAAACAGGCATGCCGGAGCGGATGCTGCGATCCGACAACCAGTCGGAAAAGCGCGCTTCAAGCGCCCAGTTGGCCACGGTTGCCTGCGCCGCCTTGGCCAGCAGCAACATGCCAAGCCCGATCATGGCAATCTGCGGGCCTTGCGCAGCAAGTGCCGCCGCCTCGTCGCGAATGCCGCCGATATTGGCCTCGAGCCCCTCGACGGCGCGGCGGAAGGCATCGACCCGGTCGGACCCGTCCTCAATTGCGGCTGCCAATTGCTGGCGCCGCAATTCCAACGTGCCTTCGATGGATGCGATCCGGTCCATGGCATCGGCGCCGAGATCGCCGAACAATCCCCGGGCAATCTGGACAAGCGCCAGTGCCTCGATGATCAGAAATGGCAGCGCCCAGGACCAAAGCCCGCGCGCCCCGAACCAGATGGGGCCAAAAAGCCCGGCCATCAGATTAAAGGTCGGGGTGAACCGGGCGGAGGCACCGATCTTGTCAAAATTCCTGATGTAATATGAAGGGCTGGTGCGCACGAATGTGCGGATATTGGTGTGCCGCTCTTGTGCATAGGCAATGGCGGCGTCGCTGTTGGGATCGTCAAGCGGATTTACGGTGCCGTCCATCATGATACCTCGGTCCCCTCGATCACGGTGCGCAGCAGATCGGCGCGCGTGATGATGCCCACATCGCTGCCGCTATCCTGCACAAGAATCGGGTTGGCGTCGTCAATCGCAAGATTGATCAGGTTGCTGAGCGTTTCCTGTCCATCCACCTTTGGGGCATTGGCGGGCAGGGGGGTGTTTGCAGACAGGTAGGCGTCAAGCGGTTGCATGACCGCATGTGCATGAACCACCTTCAGACGCGAAATGCCTGCCACGAAATCTGCCACGTAGTCGTCGGCGGGGTGCATCACGATATCTTCTGCCGTGCCGACCTGTACCACCTTGCCGTCCCGCATGATCGCGATGCGATCCCCGATGCGCACCGCCTCATCAAGGTCATGAGTGATGAAAATCGTGGTCTTCTTCAGGATTTTGGACAGCCGGATAAATTCGTCCTGCAACTGCCGGCGGATCAGCGGATCAAGCGCTGAAAAAGGCTCGTCCATCAACAGCACATCGGGATTTGCGGCCAATGCCCGGGCGAGGCCGACGCGCTGCTGCATCCCGCCCGACAGCTCGTGGGCGAA
This region includes:
- a CDS encoding alpha/beta fold hydrolase — translated: MTPLVMVHGFMGGAAQWDGQIAALAATSDVIALDLPGFGANNHLAPITTISGFADWVIAELQQRGVTRFHLLGHSMGGMIAQEIARKVPSQIGQLVLYATGAIGVLPGRFETIAQSKARAKTDGPKATARRIAATWFGDGAAAPAYPACAAIAERATAAAIAGGLDAMQSWSGETALPALPHDTLIIWGDRDRTYQWAQIALLWDNIPNSQLSVLPGCAHAAHLEKPALFNMVLRDHLAIR
- a CDS encoding Gfo/Idh/MocA family oxidoreductase, translating into MEKIRYGLIGCGMMAREHIQNIQLLPHGCVSAVYDPVQELAETAAALAGGAFVAETFDALLAHDAVDAWVIVSPNYLHVGQLRQIVAQRPLPILCEKPLFTDVADGPAVQALFAGYPHPVWVAMEYRYMPPIAALIDRVAAVTGGIKMLTIREHRFPFLPKVGDWNRFNAQTGGTLVEKCCHFFDLMRLLIGAEPVRVMASAGQAVNHLDERYDNRTPDIWDNGYVIVDFANGARAMLELCMFAEGSRYQEEVSAVGPAGKIEAFVPGPGRFWPDTLGAPPVPQLVVSPRSPKGPYVVDIPVDPTLLAAGDHNGSTFYQHQRFNAAIVERAPVEVTVDDGAKAVMIGLAAQESARTGRAITM
- a CDS encoding GntR family transcriptional regulator produces the protein MPDTSALPKYIQVSEMLIREIAAGHLADGARLPPEREMADDLGIAIGTLRKALADVAAKGLLQRRQGSGNYITHRPVVDSVYAFFRLELLRGGGLPTAELLTVDRLAKPAGLPACGQADSGHRIRRLRLLDGQRVALEEIWLDGARADRINPDELSESLYHYYRNALGIVIASVEDRISVGAAPDWSPPAFQLKRGQPCGYIERIGQTADKANVEFSRTWFDGTHARYVSRMGKG
- a CDS encoding flavin reductase family protein; translated protein: MDAGTLATFDPSSDSDSFRGALGTFVTGVTVVTTDSPEGPVAIVANSFASVSLDPPLILWSPAKASKRFEHFAGSRRFAVHVLGADQRDVCAAILRSKTAIGQIPMHLSHCGMPIIEGALATFECNLHATHDAGDHVIVVGQVTKAHHRGGAPLVFHAGQYGAFIEHDDDDSV
- a CDS encoding MOFRL family protein; this encodes MQGSGRGGRNQELALRIAQEAARRGWRDWVCLQGGSDGRDGPTDAAGGLVDQDTIGKITDLAGLLANNDSYAALAQAGDLLMTDATGTNVADLGVMIRP
- a CDS encoding LLM class flavin-dependent oxidoreductase; its protein translation is MSVVPVTSADLDGAEVSWFSALCSDDYQFLGVPDGDLRSSWAHCRDIAQEAERQGFRNILAPSSYQVGQDTLSFVAGMAPLTERMNFLAAIRCGEMQPIMLARTVATLDHMLQGRLTLNVISSDFPGEVADSAYRYKRSHEVVEILRQAWTQDEINHQGDIYQFTTVPTGPARPYQQNGGPLLYFGGYSPAALDLCGAQCDVYLMWPEPMAQLEQRMKDVHAQAAAHGRTLDYGLRVHMIVRDTEAEAREYADYIVSKLDDEYGKLIRDRAHDSISLGVAHQAKARELADKFGYVEPGLWTGVGRARSGCGAALVGSTDQILSKIETYQKMGIRAFIFSGYPHIDEAKHFGTRVMPHLNTCSLPHVYGRVPKTTPATPLGTGPRH
- a CDS encoding TAXI family TRAP transporter solute-binding subunit, whose translation is MLKNTSLIRRAACTVAALFLGLTSASAQEFEKNILTGGPTGTYIQFGNDIAGLMGNCGQTLTVRESAGSLENFLGVRQRPRTQFGIVQSDVLEYLQTYSADDPAIARAIEGVRIAFPLYNEEVHILASKDITSLDDLAGKRVAIGVQDSGTFLTASLILDLADIGVAERLTIGPDDSFAQLQSGDIDAFFYVAGAPTGLFSNADIDSARFHLLPISDPVLQSVYTPAKIPAGTYAFQQEALDVVAVKAILMTYEYNKGLNSYHRASCKAVSDVANQIFERFPDLQENGHPKWNQVDLTDIPPGWDIASCVNDGLAASYALSCADDAPGASGEVTGANAAYRERICAQIGC
- a CDS encoding aldo/keto reductase family oxidoreductase, whose translation is MNRIEITNDLSFSRIIYGMWRLADDTDTSAAHVQAKLEVCLEQGITTMDQADIYGGYAAEEVLGKALAAAPQLKEQIEIVTKCDILIPAGRYADSAQVKYYDTSPAHIVASVDHSLRLMGVDKIDTLLIHRPDPLMNHIETGAALDQIVASGKVRSVGVSNFKLHDWTLLQSAMDTPLITNQIELSLTAHHGFTNGDVAYLQERAIPIMAWSPLGGGSLVSGEGNAELRTAMTSVAQENDVDIGAVAVAWLVAHPARIMPVMGTNNISRIKRLSDALNVNMDRQTWYKLYTAALGNEVP